A genome region from Methanococcoides burtonii DSM 6242 includes the following:
- a CDS encoding ISH3 family transposase, whose amino-acid sequence MLSRLELTPAHCIKTVLPPLLDNIPISINGSLTPKDLFTNILGMSTAKLSIHSIGKQYHKTPCETSMRYHLHKIDFDQLIENNAKILLQSSHETLDSNKKYDLAIDYTNDPYYGEVDAINKNYVIRGQAKKSTNSFYSYISLCIINKYTRFTISMLPVEKGRTKTDYLKYFIDLVDKINLKTNVLCLDREFYSRDVFAFLQENEIPHITPVVRMGKRIKDLLDGNKKRYEKYVMKNKKGDVELDIAIDVKYLKGKRGKNGCENLGFVVYGIDWEPGKISTIYRKRFTIESSYRMRNVVKPKTSSRNPMLRYFYALISFMLKNAWLSIQRMHFMKVKRGPKTIEEDVFRFDLFVHFIEEWVRKKLKVKLVVKCYR is encoded by the coding sequence ATGTTATCACGACTAGAATTAACACCTGCTCACTGTATCAAAACGGTTCTACCACCACTTCTGGACAACATTCCCATTTCAATAAATGGATCACTTACTCCTAAAGACCTCTTCACTAATATTCTCGGAATGTCCACCGCTAAACTTTCAATTCATTCGATTGGTAAACAATATCATAAGACTCCATGTGAAACATCAATGAGATATCATTTGCATAAGATTGATTTCGATCAGCTCATTGAAAACAATGCAAAGATTCTCTTGCAATCATCCCACGAAACCCTTGATTCAAATAAAAAGTATGATCTTGCCATTGATTATACAAATGATCCATACTATGGAGAAGTGGATGCTATCAATAAGAACTATGTGATTCGAGGACAAGCTAAGAAATCAACAAACTCATTCTACTCTTACATTTCTCTTTGCATCATAAACAAATACACCAGATTTACAATTTCCATGTTGCCTGTAGAAAAAGGCAGAACGAAGACAGATTATCTTAAATATTTCATAGATCTAGTTGATAAAATCAATCTTAAGACCAATGTTCTTTGTTTGGACCGAGAATTTTACTCCAGAGATGTTTTTGCATTTTTACAGGAGAATGAGATTCCACATATTACTCCTGTTGTAAGGATGGGAAAAAGAATAAAGGATCTTCTTGATGGAAATAAAAAACGTTATGAAAAGTACGTCATGAAGAATAAGAAAGGAGATGTAGAACTTGATATTGCTATTGATGTTAAGTATCTGAAAGGAAAGAGGGGGAAGAATGGTTGTGAGAATTTAGGGTTTGTTGTTTATGGAATTGATTGGGAACCAGGAAAGATTAGCACGATCTACAGGAAACGATTTACTATTGAATCATCATATCGAATGCGGAATGTGGTGAAACCGAAAACATCTTCAAGAAATCCAATGCTACGATATTTCTATGCGTTGATATCATTTATGCTGAAAAATGCATGGTTATCGATTCAGAGAATGCATTTTATGAAGGTGAAAAGGGGACCGAAAACGATAGAAGAAGATGTTTTCAGATTTGATTTATTTGTTCACTTTATTGAGGAATGGGTGAGAAAAAAGTTGAAAGTAAAGTTAGTAGTGAAATGTTATAGGTAA
- a CDS encoding IS66-like element ISMbu5 family transposase — protein MNTKRKEILAVYEQGPEAVVTLVTTLYDIIAEQQRIIELQAARITELEERVKKLEEQLKKNSRNSSKPPSTDVFINEKPKTKSRRKKSGKKPGGQKDHPGTTLRMVDVPDEVIIHKVHKCSNCERSLEDIEVKDHEKRQVFDIPPIKLQVTEHRAEIKSCPHCGCKNKATFSEKVKQPTQYGLRLASLAVYLHDYQLLPYERSCELLADVCGCEISPATLARAEKTCFEKLEDFEQQIKNFLIESPVINCDETGMRIEGKRQWLHVASTNKMTCYYPHQKRGSDAMNAMGILPNFNGTVVHDFWKSYYKYDCDHSICNAHLLRELTSVSENDNQLWSKAMNILLIDVKKSVDQIRGMSGCMKPERIKEFEDWYGQIIHIGIEENPQLQAKSKKRGRTKQTTAKNLLDRFIGYKNDILRFMHDLKVPFENNLAERDVRMMKVQQKISGTFRSMQGALIFSRVRSYISTVKKNQIPVMDAIRNAIAGMPFIPTIV, from the coding sequence ATGAACACGAAACGCAAAGAAATCCTAGCAGTTTATGAACAAGGTCCCGAAGCAGTTGTCACTCTTGTCACTACATTGTACGACATCATTGCTGAACAACAAAGGATCATAGAACTACAAGCTGCCAGAATAACCGAACTCGAAGAACGAGTTAAAAAATTGGAAGAGCAACTCAAAAAAAACAGCCGAAACAGCAGTAAACCACCTTCAACTGATGTTTTTATTAATGAGAAACCAAAAACAAAAAGCAGACGAAAAAAGAGTGGAAAGAAACCAGGTGGTCAGAAAGACCATCCTGGAACTACTCTCAGAATGGTAGATGTTCCTGACGAAGTTATAATTCACAAAGTACACAAATGTAGCAATTGTGAAAGATCGCTTGAAGATATAGAAGTTAAAGATCATGAAAAAAGGCAAGTATTTGACATACCTCCCATTAAACTTCAAGTAACAGAACATCGTGCTGAAATCAAGTCCTGTCCTCACTGCGGTTGCAAGAACAAAGCTACTTTTTCAGAAAAGGTTAAACAACCCACGCAATATGGCTTGCGTCTTGCATCATTAGCAGTCTACTTACATGATTATCAATTACTTCCTTATGAACGCAGCTGTGAATTGCTAGCTGATGTTTGTGGATGTGAAATAAGTCCCGCTACTTTGGCCAGGGCAGAAAAGACATGTTTTGAAAAACTTGAAGATTTCGAACAGCAGATCAAGAACTTCTTAATAGAATCTCCTGTGATAAATTGTGATGAAACTGGTATGAGGATAGAAGGAAAACGACAGTGGTTACATGTTGCTTCTACAAACAAAATGACATGTTATTATCCTCATCAAAAAAGAGGCTCTGACGCAATGAATGCGATGGGAATCTTACCAAATTTCAATGGTACAGTAGTTCATGATTTCTGGAAATCATATTACAAATATGATTGTGATCATTCGATCTGTAATGCTCATCTATTGCGAGAATTAACAAGTGTAAGCGAGAACGATAATCAATTGTGGTCAAAAGCTATGAATATTCTACTTATTGATGTCAAAAAGTCAGTTGACCAGATCCGAGGAATGTCTGGTTGTATGAAACCAGAGAGAATTAAAGAGTTTGAAGATTGGTACGGCCAGATTATTCATATTGGGATAGAAGAAAATCCTCAACTTCAAGCCAAATCAAAGAAGCGAGGAAGAACTAAACAAACCACAGCAAAAAATCTGCTGGATCGGTTTATTGGTTATAAAAATGATATTCTCAGGTTTATGCATGATCTAAAAGTTCCATTTGAGAATAATCTTGCAGAAAGGGATGTGAGAATGATGAAAGTACAGCAGAAGATATCGGGTACATTCCGAAGTATGCAAGGAGCATTAATTTTCTCGCGGGTAAGAAGTTACATTTCTACTGTTAAGAAGAATCAGATTCCTGTGATGGATGCAATTCGAAATGCAATTGCTGGAATGCCATTTATTCCAACAATTGTTTGA
- a CDS encoding mechanosensitive ion channel family protein: protein MSKKEEKILLSKIYIGFVYAFTSAVMFWQIGIDTQNIVIFLGLAATGFAFAIREIILSYFIWFILLTKKPFKIGDYICIGEEEGLVKHIGLFYVVVSPTRHKEFYKIPNKVFLEKPIKNYGTGLFESFFDYYIKEIPGDLSDRIDKIVERTNITEGIDLKLKLDSDCDGLKLTAYYRSTFHERENIKHKLIGIILEGINILQPEHVGEEQ from the coding sequence GTGAGCAAGAAAGAAGAAAAGATCCTCTTAAGTAAGATATACATCGGATTTGTCTATGCCTTCACAAGTGCAGTGATGTTCTGGCAGATTGGCATCGATACACAGAATATTGTGATATTCTTAGGTCTTGCTGCAACAGGTTTCGCTTTTGCGATCAGGGAGATCATTCTCTCCTATTTCATCTGGTTCATACTACTCACTAAAAAACCTTTCAAAATAGGAGATTACATATGCATAGGAGAGGAAGAGGGATTAGTGAAACACATCGGACTTTTTTATGTTGTAGTTTCTCCTACCAGACATAAAGAATTCTATAAGATACCAAACAAGGTCTTCCTGGAAAAACCAATTAAAAACTATGGAACCGGACTTTTCGAATCATTCTTCGACTATTATATCAAGGAGATACCCGGAGACCTCAGCGATCGTATCGATAAAATTGTTGAAAGAACAAATATAACAGAAGGTATTGATCTTAAATTGAAGTTGGACTCCGACTGTGATGGTTTAAAGCTTACAGCATATTACAGGTCCACATTCCATGAAAGAGAAAATATAAAGCACAAATTGATAGGTATCATTCTTGAAGGAATTAATATCCTTCAACCAGAGCATGTAGGTGAAGAACAATAA
- the corA gene encoding magnesium/cobalt transporter CorA yields MTNIFKRSSKAGLPPGSLIHVGEVREGRVRFTIFDYDKSHFSEKEVENVEECFRYTDNKTVTWINIDGIHQVDVIEKIGLNFGLTSLVLEDILNTNQRPKLEDFENYIYVVMKMISFDEKVNELTTEQVSFILAPNLVISFQERIGDTFDPVRGRLRAPKGRIRKMDADYLAYALIDSIVDNYFIILEKIGEKIDFIEEELVTDPTPDTLTTIHELKREMISLKRSIWPLREILNSLRMMESSLIMDSTHVYLKDVHDHIIQIIDTIETYKEMLSGMLDIYLSSLSNKMNEVMKVLTLVATIFIPLTFIAGVYGMNFQHMPELGWKWSYPVVWLIMISVGMSMVLYFKKMKWI; encoded by the coding sequence ATGACTAATATCTTTAAAAGATCGTCTAAAGCAGGTCTCCCACCTGGTTCTCTTATCCATGTAGGTGAGGTGAGGGAAGGGAGGGTCAGATTTACTATTTTTGATTACGATAAAAGCCACTTTTCGGAAAAAGAAGTGGAAAACGTAGAGGAATGTTTTCGTTATACTGATAACAAAACGGTTACATGGATCAATATAGATGGCATACACCAAGTTGATGTCATAGAGAAGATCGGACTCAATTTTGGTTTAACTTCCCTTGTGCTGGAAGATATACTTAACACGAATCAGCGTCCAAAATTAGAGGATTTTGAAAATTACATATACGTTGTAATGAAAATGATTTCATTTGATGAAAAGGTAAATGAATTAACAACAGAGCAGGTTAGTTTTATTTTAGCACCAAATTTGGTCATATCATTCCAGGAGAGAATCGGCGATACCTTTGATCCGGTCAGGGGGAGGTTGAGGGCACCAAAGGGTCGTATCAGGAAGATGGATGCGGACTATCTTGCTTACGCATTAATAGATTCCATTGTCGATAATTACTTTATTATACTCGAAAAGATCGGGGAAAAGATCGATTTTATAGAAGAAGAGCTGGTAACCGATCCAACTCCAGATACTTTGACGACGATCCATGAACTGAAAAGAGAAATGATATCCCTTAAAAGATCGATCTGGCCACTGAGGGAGATCCTTAATAGTCTGAGAATGATGGAATCGTCACTTATAATGGATTCCACTCACGTATATCTCAAAGATGTGCATGACCACATAATTCAGATAATCGATACAATAGAGACGTATAAAGAGATGCTTTCCGGAATGCTGGACATATACCTCTCAAGTTTGAGCAATAAAATGAATGAGGTAATGAAAGTTCTTACATTGGTTGCCACGATATTCATACCCCTAACATTTATAGCTGGGGTATATGGAATGAATTTTCAGCATATGCCCGAACTGGGCTGGAAATGGAGTTATCCAGTGGTGTGGCTCATCATGATCTCGGTGGGAATGTCGATGGTCCTTTATTTTAAAAAGATGAAATGGATCTAA
- a CDS encoding PEF-CTERM sorting domain-containing protein codes for MVDPFADNLVISGLNPSATPSLIMGQPDGMTVDFNVGDSMVVEFTDNMLIPSSTTAPDLLIYFPMMSPEQAAMVEISSDNENWIPLGMIPVDFAVSPYPAFSSSSYRALIDIDFANLDPEINYKFVRISDMSILPTSVTQVSPAYSVMPGVMIDAVEANPMHPVNTEEIPEFPTVALPVAAIIGIAFFFQHRKE; via the coding sequence ATGGTGGACCCTTTTGCTGATAATCTGGTCATTAGTGGTTTAAATCCTTCTGCAACCCCATCTTTGATCATGGGCCAGCCCGATGGTATGACAGTTGACTTTAATGTGGGTGACTCTATGGTTGTTGAGTTTACCGATAACATGTTGATCCCATCATCGACCACTGCTCCTGATCTGCTCATATATTTCCCAATGATGAGCCCTGAACAAGCTGCAATGGTGGAAATAAGTTCGGATAATGAGAATTGGATACCTTTAGGCATGATTCCTGTGGATTTTGCAGTTAGTCCATATCCTGCATTCTCATCCTCATCTTATAGGGCATTGATTGATATTGATTTTGCTAATCTCGATCCTGAAATTAACTATAAATTTGTAAGAATTTCAGATATGTCCATACTACCTACTTCTGTAACTCAAGTGTCTCCGGCTTATTCTGTCATGCCTGGTGTCATGATAGATGCAGTTGAAGCAAACCCGATGCATCCAGTCAACACTGAAGAGATCCCTGAATTCCCAACAGTTGCGCTTCCAGTAGCTGCAATAATTGGTATTGCATTCTTCTTCCAGCACAGGAAAGAGTGA
- a CDS encoding PAS domain-containing sensor histidine kinase, whose amino-acid sequence MKKSWKINKFKTNRAFFEVVVIVVATVIVTILAIISGGIQMFCEWFQAHEVVHAPIFGFLFLMSGLAIYGLRSYNETDQEIGSYRDFKHSLQESEEKFRTIFDKANDGIYLIDLHGRFIDVNAMACKQTGYSRDEMLQMAYKDMGFPEIDYKKQVKELYKKGYTSFESASILKDDSTAYGQMRSQIIQYGGKTAILSIARDITERKKAEEAILEAKIEAESANRAKSEFLANMSHELRTPLNSIIGFSDVLYNESHGPLNEYQKKYTSNVLRNGKHLLDIINDILSISNIETGTMELHINEFIVSDAIDEVESLMILIASEKDIDLTCNIDIGMPTIKTDMIKFKQILYNLVHNAIKFTDQGGSVTIGGKISDDLVHISVKDSGIGVSPEDQDKLFNPFFQLDSSNARKYGGTGLGLALVKKFVEMHGGEIWVESEVGKGSTFTFIIPTKPLNSDF is encoded by the coding sequence ATGAAGAAATCTTGGAAGATTAATAAGTTTAAAACAAACCGCGCATTTTTTGAAGTAGTTGTAATCGTAGTTGCAACCGTTATCGTGACAATATTAGCGATAATATCTGGCGGAATCCAGATGTTTTGTGAATGGTTTCAAGCACATGAAGTGGTACATGCACCCATTTTTGGATTTTTATTTTTGATGTCCGGTCTTGCGATATATGGCCTCCGTAGCTACAATGAAACGGATCAAGAAATCGGCAGCTACAGGGATTTTAAACATTCTCTGCAAGAATCTGAGGAAAAATTCAGAACCATATTTGACAAGGCTAATGATGGGATATATCTGATAGATCTTCATGGTCGTTTCATTGATGTAAATGCTATGGCATGTAAACAAACGGGTTACAGTCGGGATGAAATGCTGCAAATGGCATATAAGGACATGGGCTTTCCTGAAATTGATTACAAAAAACAAGTGAAAGAATTATACAAGAAAGGATACACCAGTTTCGAGTCAGCTTCTATTCTCAAGGATGATTCCACTGCTTATGGTCAGATGCGTTCTCAAATTATTCAATATGGTGGAAAGACAGCAATCCTAAGCATTGCCCGTGACATCACCGAACGCAAGAAGGCAGAGGAAGCAATACTGGAAGCCAAAATAGAAGCCGAGTCTGCCAATCGTGCCAAAAGTGAATTCCTTGCAAACATGAGCCATGAACTACGTACGCCTCTTAATTCGATCATTGGTTTCTCGGACGTACTGTACAATGAAAGTCACGGTCCTTTGAATGAGTATCAGAAGAAATATACATCTAATGTTCTTAGAAATGGAAAGCATCTTTTGGATATCATCAACGACATCTTATCCATCTCAAACATCGAAACCGGAACGATGGAACTTCATATTAATGAATTCATTGTGTCCGATGCTATTGATGAAGTGGAATCATTGATGATACTTATTGCATCAGAGAAGGATATTGACTTGACATGCAATATCGACATTGGAATGCCTACCATTAAAACAGACATGATCAAATTCAAGCAAATTCTTTACAACCTTGTGCATAATGCCATTAAGTTCACGGATCAAGGAGGATCAGTGACAATAGGAGGAAAAATATCAGATGACCTTGTGCATATTTCTGTAAAGGACAGTGGCATCGGTGTTTCACCAGAGGATCAGGATAAACTGTTCAACCCTTTTTTTCAGTTAGATTCTTCAAATGCCAGAAAATATGGAGGCACCGGTCTTGGCCTTGCACTTGTGAAGAAATTTGTTGAAATGCATGGTGGAGAGATTTGGGTCGAAAGTGAAGTTGGAAAAGGAAGTACGTTTACCTTTATAATACCAACAAAACCTCTGAATTCGGACTTTTAA
- a CDS encoding class I SAM-dependent methyltransferase, with the protein MAIDHSPGMIGKAKIRAAKSDVEMVIMDAQHLAFKDNVFDSVVMIFVLCSVPDPVKGVEEYVRVCKPEGKIINLEHVRSKYQIISFMEELINPITSGFFGFNVNRYTRSNIEAGGASVVEDHKLAFFDVFRFIISKPNK; encoded by the coding sequence GTGGCTATCGATCATTCACCCGGAATGATAGGAAAGGCTAAGATCAGAGCAGCAAAATCAGACGTTGAAATGGTGATAATGGATGCTCAGCATCTTGCATTCAAAGATAACGTTTTTGATTCGGTCGTAATGATATTTGTACTTTGTTCAGTTCCAGATCCTGTAAAAGGAGTGGAAGAATACGTGCGGGTCTGCAAACCTGAAGGTAAGATAATAAATCTTGAACATGTTCGCAGCAAATACCAGATAATTTCATTTATGGAAGAACTGATAAACCCGATAACCAGCGGATTCTTCGGATTCAATGTAAATAGATATACAAGAAGTAATATCGAAGCAGGAGGAGCAAGTGTTGTCGAAGACCACAAGTTAGCATTTTTCGATGTTTTTAGGTTTATCATAAGTAAACCGAACAAATAA
- a CDS encoding molybdopterin-dependent oxidoreductase, which translates to MKMISVFIILCFFMSISGCTSYYQDGDGVSLYGDEVETLEYQGVELTPISEQRNNAIKGTQRIIEDTYLLKVDGIVDEPLDLTYEQITSYPNVSKLIDLNCVEGWDFTGKWTGVPVSTLLNEAGVQEGATTVIFYSADGYSTSLNLDYLIENDIILAYRLNAVTLPQDRGFPLQLVAESKYGYKWAKWITGIEVINEPYEGYWESRGYSNNADFGGPRSG; encoded by the coding sequence ATGAAAATGATCAGTGTCTTTATCATCTTGTGCTTCTTCATGTCAATTTCAGGCTGTACTTCTTATTATCAAGATGGAGATGGCGTAAGTTTGTATGGGGATGAAGTTGAAACTCTTGAATATCAGGGTGTCGAACTGACTCCCATCAGTGAGCAGAGGAATAATGCAATTAAAGGAACCCAGAGAATAATTGAAGATACTTATCTGTTGAAGGTTGATGGTATTGTCGATGAACCCTTAGATCTGACGTATGAGCAGATCACTTCTTATCCTAATGTCTCAAAGCTCATCGATCTTAATTGTGTCGAAGGCTGGGATTTCACTGGAAAATGGACTGGTGTGCCAGTTTCTACATTGCTTAATGAGGCGGGTGTTCAGGAAGGAGCGACAACCGTTATTTTCTATTCTGCTGATGGTTATTCTACTTCCCTCAATCTGGACTACCTTATCGAAAATGATATAATTCTGGCTTACAGGCTCAATGCTGTTACCCTTCCACAAGATCGAGGTTTCCCGCTGCAGCTTGTTGCTGAAAGCAAATATGGGTACAAGTGGGCAAAATGGATAACCGGCATTGAGGTTATTAATGAACCGTATGAAGGATACTGGGAAAGCAGGGGATATAGCAACAATGCAGATTTTGGTGGCCCAAGATCTGGATGA
- a CDS encoding DMT family transporter encodes MFGSVFSWVFYTTIIDKFRSKDMVILSRDITMFGTIFLFPFALLEARDMRVDIVSQSDLVVAIVILMYLAILGSALGFLLWNKAIDLAGSSTTTNGLYFVPPIAIFGDSIILGNLPNLYVLVSAVLVFVGVYLSEKA; translated from the coding sequence ATGTTCGGTTCGGTCTTTTCATGGGTCTTCTACACTACCATTATAGATAAATTCAGGTCGAAGGATATGGTCATCCTTTCCCGTGACATCACTATGTTCGGTACGATATTCCTGTTCCCATTTGCACTTTTAGAGGCAAGGGACATGAGGGTCGACATTGTTTCCCAGTCTGATCTTGTAGTAGCGATTGTTATCCTCATGTATTTGGCTATTCTCGGCTCTGCTCTTGGATTCCTCTTATGGAACAAAGCAATAGACCTCGCAGGCTCAAGCACAACTACCAATGGTCTTTACTTTGTTCCTCCAATCGCGATTTTTGGTGACAGCATAATTCTTGGAAACCTTCCTAATCTATACGTTCTTGTAAGTGCGGTATTGGTTTTTGTGGGTGTTTATCTTTCCGAAAAGGCATAA
- a CDS encoding VTT domain-containing protein, which translates to MKNEKLFPSKKVDHEMGVCPYNNGKRNILILSLIALFIVTWTILLFYHPPGELVERLGVRNVYLLVFMLAIIGGISAFTSTTFYTALIVISLGGVSPIGIALFASLGLTFGDLVFYYLGMKSKQCIKGRYANSVFRLTKWMEQIDDRLTMVLIFFYSLTPLPSDIIAIALAIVGFPFRKMIIPLFVGNFTLILILVEISKLGYRLI; encoded by the coding sequence GTGAAAAATGAAAAACTGTTCCCATCAAAAAAAGTGGATCATGAAATGGGTGTATGTCCTTATAATAATGGGAAAAGGAATATACTGATCCTCAGTCTAATTGCTCTATTCATAGTTACATGGACGATTCTACTTTTTTACCATCCTCCGGGAGAACTGGTTGAAAGACTGGGTGTACGTAATGTCTACCTTTTGGTCTTTATGTTAGCGATTATAGGTGGGATCTCTGCATTTACTTCTACCACATTCTATACTGCTCTGATCGTAATATCCCTGGGGGGTGTAAGTCCGATAGGAATTGCTTTATTCGCAAGTTTGGGTCTTACTTTTGGAGATTTGGTCTTTTACTATTTGGGTATGAAAAGTAAGCAGTGTATTAAGGGAAGATATGCGAATAGTGTTTTTCGCCTGACAAAATGGATGGAACAGATAGATGACAGATTAACTATGGTGCTGATATTTTTTTACTCATTGACCCCTCTTCCTAGTGATATTATTGCAATAGCACTTGCAATAGTAGGTTTTCCATTCAGAAAGATGATCATTCCATTATTTGTGGGCAATTTTACCCTTATCCTTATTCTAGTGGAGATCTCTAAATTAGGATATCGTTTGATCTGA
- a CDS encoding IS256-like element ISMbu6 family transposase, giving the protein MELYDLISDYLNDSNVSLKPLITYFLNEVMEQEAIEQSGAGKHERSITRTAHRNGYRDRSLTTRHGELTLKKPQLRDFPFTTQVFERYSRTEKAIENAIVESYVQGVSTRKVEKIISQLGVESISRSRVSRIAQDLDKTVHGFMNKPIEHEIKYLYVDATYLKVRDRVRYVNKAVFIVAGVKNDGYREILGVKIADSEEAMFWEEMFTDLKKRGLRGVELVISDGHKGIQRAVERQFLGASWQMCMVHLERLILKKLPRKHHKEAMESFKEVQDDQTKLLGLMVEWDRPGFEKAAETIERFQHGLTNYQAFPKEHWKRIKTTNMVEILNKEVKRRSKVVGAFPNDESLMRLVVAVLIDQNENWITGNRYLTMED; this is encoded by the coding sequence ATGGAATTATACGATTTAATATCAGATTATCTTAACGACAGCAACGTTTCCTTGAAACCCCTCATAACATACTTCTTAAACGAAGTTATGGAACAGGAAGCAATAGAACAATCTGGTGCAGGAAAGCACGAACGAAGCATAACAAGAACAGCTCATAGGAATGGGTATCGTGATAGGTCACTGACAACAAGACATGGAGAACTTACACTCAAAAAACCACAACTAAGAGACTTTCCGTTCACGACCCAAGTATTTGAAAGATACTCTCGAACTGAAAAAGCAATCGAAAATGCCATTGTTGAATCATATGTTCAAGGTGTTTCAACAAGAAAAGTTGAAAAAATAATTTCACAATTAGGAGTGGAAAGTATCTCAAGATCACGTGTTTCAAGGATTGCTCAAGATCTTGACAAAACTGTTCATGGATTTATGAACAAGCCTATTGAGCATGAAATTAAGTATCTTTATGTTGATGCTACTTATCTAAAAGTTAGAGATCGAGTACGATATGTAAACAAAGCAGTGTTTATTGTTGCAGGTGTAAAGAATGATGGATATCGTGAGATATTAGGTGTTAAGATTGCTGACAGTGAAGAGGCTATGTTTTGGGAGGAAATGTTTACCGATCTGAAAAAAAGAGGATTAAGAGGGGTAGAACTAGTCATTTCAGATGGGCATAAGGGTATCCAAAGAGCTGTTGAAAGGCAATTCTTAGGAGCAAGTTGGCAAATGTGTATGGTACATTTGGAAAGACTCATTTTAAAGAAATTACCAAGAAAACATCACAAGGAAGCGATGGAATCATTTAAAGAAGTACAGGATGATCAAACAAAACTCTTGGGATTGATGGTTGAATGGGATAGACCTGGATTTGAGAAAGCAGCAGAAACAATTGAGAGATTTCAGCATGGATTGACCAATTATCAAGCATTTCCAAAGGAACATTGGAAACGGATAAAGACAACAAATATGGTTGAAATATTGAATAAAGAGGTCAAAAGAAGATCGAAAGTTGTTGGAGCGTTTCCAAATGATGAATCATTGATGAGATTAGTGGTTGCAGTATTGATCGATCAAAATGAAAATTGGATTACGGGAAATAGATATTTAACGATGGAAGACTAA
- a CDS encoding metal-binding protein, giving the protein MPGGKTHDTINIAVLIIILAGIFYLIMGNLSEMAARYLDIYTISVLSLSYIFATFFLSPDLDIESKPYKRWKMFRILWWPYKVIFKHRGLSHNPIIGPLSIVINLALIVALLLLFMGVELHQGHSRYIIAATTGMILSMEIHIISDFLISKMKNLF; this is encoded by the coding sequence ATGCCAGGCGGAAAAACACATGATACGATAAACATTGCAGTGCTAATAATTATATTGGCAGGTATTTTCTATCTTATAATGGGAAATTTAAGTGAGATGGCTGCCAGATATCTGGATATTTACACGATATCAGTCCTTTCGCTATCATATATATTCGCAACATTCTTCCTTAGTCCAGACCTCGATATAGAAAGCAAACCCTACAAGAGATGGAAAATGTTCAGGATACTCTGGTGGCCTTATAAGGTCATATTCAAACACAGGGGTCTCTCCCACAATCCTATCATAGGTCCCCTATCCATTGTGATCAACCTTGCATTGATAGTCGCCTTATTGCTGCTATTTATGGGGGTTGAGTTACACCAGGGGCACTCAAGATATATTATAGCAGCTACGACCGGGATGATCCTGTCAATGGAGATCCACATAATATCGGATTTCTTGATCTCAAAAATGAAAAATTTGTTTTGA